From Verrucomicrobiota bacterium, the proteins below share one genomic window:
- a CDS encoding MgtC/SapB family protein — protein sequence MSDPDVTNPASPWPYLPTLLRLVLAVGCGVFVGLEREHHGKAGVRTFGLAALLGCVGGLAGDRFATLAMACLLVLVGLMNWRQFTLRQTLALTTSTALLLVGFAGVFCGQGHTFTPVAVTVITAALLAWKETISGFVVGLSDLELRSAILLAILSFLIYPVLPARAVDPWGLIEPQGTWITVLLIAALGFVNYVLWKLYGPRGFDITSFLGGLVNSTAAVAELAQRVKEGGEGLLAVAYRGTLLATAAMLLRNSLLLALLAWPAWVSSLIPLALMILFSMLFIWKGLKRGSAGPETPKLNLEQPFSLKAALKFGLIFLALHVAGTLAQKRLGTWGFYAVSVAGGLVSSASAVAAAGTAAAHREVNAAIAANGAVLASLTSTLVDIPLVARVAAQRSLTVRLSAALGVIAGAGIVGIVFHDWLRR from the coding sequence ATGTCGGACCCCGACGTCACCAACCCCGCTTCGCCTTGGCCTTACCTGCCCACGCTCCTACGGCTCGTGCTGGCGGTCGGCTGCGGGGTCTTCGTGGGCTTGGAGCGCGAACACCACGGCAAGGCAGGCGTGCGGACCTTTGGCTTGGCGGCCTTGCTGGGCTGCGTGGGCGGATTAGCCGGGGATCGGTTCGCCACTTTGGCGATGGCATGTTTGCTGGTGCTGGTGGGCTTGATGAACTGGCGCCAGTTTACCCTCCGCCAGACGCTCGCCCTCACCACCTCCACTGCGCTGCTGCTCGTCGGATTTGCCGGCGTCTTCTGCGGCCAGGGCCATACCTTTACCCCGGTAGCCGTGACGGTCATCACCGCGGCGTTGCTGGCCTGGAAAGAGACCATCAGCGGCTTTGTGGTCGGTTTAAGCGACCTGGAATTGCGGTCCGCCATCCTCTTGGCCATCTTGAGTTTTCTCATCTACCCGGTGCTGCCCGCCCGGGCGGTTGACCCCTGGGGCTTGATCGAACCGCAGGGTACCTGGATCACCGTCCTTCTGATCGCCGCCCTTGGCTTTGTCAATTACGTGCTGTGGAAACTTTACGGCCCGCGCGGCTTTGACATCACGAGTTTCCTGGGCGGTTTGGTCAACAGCACCGCCGCGGTGGCCGAATTGGCCCAACGGGTTAAAGAAGGCGGCGAGGGCCTTCTCGCCGTGGCTTACCGGGGAACCTTGCTGGCCACCGCCGCCATGCTCTTGCGCAACTCGCTGTTGTTGGCCCTCCTGGCCTGGCCGGCGTGGGTGAGCAGTTTGATCCCCCTGGCGCTGATGATCCTCTTCAGCATGCTTTTCATCTGGAAGGGCCTCAAACGGGGCAGCGCTGGCCCGGAAACCCCGAAGTTGAACCTCGAGCAACCCTTTTCGTTGAAGGCCGCGCTAAAATTCGGGTTAATCTTTCTGGCGTTGCACGTCGCGGGAACCCTGGCCCAAAAGCGCCTTGGCACCTGGGGATTTTATGCCGTGAGCGTCGCGGGGGGCTTGGTCTCGAGCGCTTCGGCCGTGGCCGCGGCCGGCACGGCCGCCGCCCACCGGGAGGTGAACGCCGCGATTGCGGCGAACGGCGCCGTGCTGGCCTCTTTGACGAGTACGCTGGTCGACATCCCGCTAGTGGCCCGGGTCGCCGCGCAGCGATCGTTGACCGTACGGTTAAGCGCGGCGCTGGGGGTCATTGCGGGTGCAGGCATCGTGGGAATCGTGTTTCACGATTGGCTCAGGCGCTGA
- a CDS encoding MFS transporter, which yields MPPAHAPPSATQSPTPPHGARTLVVAGLAHALHDGYADLLYVLLPVWQAEFSLGYGRLALLRGLHAGLMAALQVSAGQGAERLGGRAVLALGTAVAALGYALAGWSGGLLGLCAGLALSGAGSSAQHPTASAAVARAYGAEARGPLSTYNFTGDLGKAALPALTSLLLTLMPWRQALQWLAALGMAVAGTVLAFLPPVAPAPAREKVSPVFRDGRGRGGFALLFVLGVLDTAARMGLLTFLPFLLQAKGAALPTVGFALALVFGGGAAGKFACGWLGARWGVLATVLLTEGATAALILAVLSLPLTPTLVALPLLGVMLNGTSSVLYGTVPELAPPGRAERAFALFYTGVIGSGALAPVLYGLVGDWAGPRWGTAMTAGTALLTWPLALRLAPRLRTTGVR from the coding sequence ATGCCACCCGCGCATGCCCCGCCTTCCGCGACCCAAAGCCCGACTCCGCCGCACGGGGCCCGCACTCTCGTGGTGGCCGGCTTGGCCCACGCGCTGCACGACGGCTACGCCGATCTGCTCTACGTGCTGCTGCCGGTCTGGCAAGCCGAGTTCAGCCTGGGCTACGGCCGGCTCGCCCTGCTGCGGGGCCTCCACGCCGGGCTGATGGCGGCGCTGCAGGTGTCTGCCGGTCAGGGGGCCGAACGACTCGGCGGTCGCGCCGTCCTGGCCCTGGGCACGGCGGTGGCCGCGCTGGGTTACGCGCTGGCTGGTTGGTCCGGCGGGCTGCTCGGTCTCTGCGCCGGGTTGGCGCTCTCGGGCGCGGGCTCCAGCGCCCAGCACCCCACCGCCTCGGCTGCGGTGGCCCGGGCCTATGGGGCCGAAGCCCGTGGACCGCTGAGCACCTACAACTTCACCGGCGATCTGGGTAAGGCGGCGCTGCCGGCCCTCACCTCGCTGCTGTTGACGCTGATGCCTTGGCGCCAAGCGCTTCAGTGGCTTGCCGCGCTGGGCATGGCCGTCGCCGGGACGGTCCTGGCTTTCCTGCCACCGGTCGCCCCGGCACCGGCCAGGGAAAAAGTCAGCCCCGTTTTCCGCGATGGCCGTGGCCGCGGCGGCTTCGCCCTGTTGTTTGTCCTGGGCGTGCTGGACACCGCCGCGCGCATGGGGCTGCTCACCTTCCTGCCCTTCCTGCTGCAGGCCAAAGGCGCCGCCCTGCCGACTGTGGGCTTTGCCCTCGCGCTGGTGTTCGGGGGCGGCGCGGCGGGCAAATTCGCCTGCGGGTGGCTGGGCGCCCGATGGGGCGTGCTCGCGACGGTGCTGTTGACTGAGGGCGCCACCGCCGCCCTGATCCTGGCGGTGTTGAGCCTGCCGCTCACCCCGACGCTCGTCGCGCTGCCGCTATTGGGGGTCATGCTCAACGGCACCTCCTCGGTGCTTTACGGCACGGTACCCGAGTTGGCGCCGCCGGGCCGGGCCGAGCGCGCCTTCGCTCTATTCTACACCGGCGTCATCGGTTCGGGGGCGCTTGCGCCCGTGCTGTACGGCTTGGTGGGCGACTGGGCCGGGCCGCGCTGGGGCACCGCGATGACGGCCGGCACCGCCCTGCTCACCTGGCCGTTGGCCCTGCGGCTGGCGCCGCGCTTGCGGACAACGGGCGTCCGTTAG
- a CDS encoding molybdopterin-dependent oxidoreductase — translation MKGRRNALWAHGGLRISLALALGLLGFRGLALAQGEGGSATPALSRSAASEPILRVGGQVPAPAEWTASAWARLPRTQVRVQDRQGREITYDGVSLGEVLRAAGMKLDATTMPNREAVARYVVVDAADGYRAVFALAELDPAQTDRVIVLADRRDGQPLTMAEGPLRVIVPGEKRPARWVRQVRAIWVGRP, via the coding sequence GTGAAGGGGCGCCGAAACGCATTGTGGGCCCATGGGGGCCTTCGCATCAGCCTTGCGCTTGCTCTGGGCCTGCTTGGGTTTCGGGGATTGGCCCTCGCTCAGGGAGAAGGAGGGAGCGCGACGCCTGCCCTGAGCCGCTCGGCCGCATCGGAGCCGATCTTGCGGGTCGGAGGCCAGGTGCCCGCCCCGGCGGAGTGGACCGCCTCGGCCTGGGCGCGCCTGCCCCGCACGCAGGTCCGCGTCCAGGATCGGCAGGGTCGGGAAATCACCTATGACGGCGTGTCGCTCGGGGAAGTGCTGCGCGCCGCGGGCATGAAACTCGATGCGACCACCATGCCCAACCGCGAGGCGGTGGCCAGGTACGTCGTGGTGGACGCTGCGGATGGGTACCGGGCCGTCTTTGCCCTGGCAGAGTTGGACCCGGCCCAGACCGATCGGGTAATCGTATTGGCGGATCGCCGCGATGGCCAGCCACTCACCATGGCGGAAGGCCCCCTCCGGGTCATCGTTCCCGGCGAGAAACGTCCAGCACGCTGGGTTCGGCAGGTCCGGGCCATCTGGGTCGGCCGGCCCTAA
- a CDS encoding shikimate dehydrogenase encodes MSEAYVPASRPTMYFIGVSTAQSSIMKVFPRWAEYLGIADAQLTGIDFPLHAEPDAYRAAVEFIKNDPLSQGALVTTHKIDLFSACRDLFDEIDPHALRLGETSSLSKAHGKLAVHAKDPISSGLALEGFLPPDHWQKTGAEAFLAGAGGSSIATSWYLMCSENNAANRPSRIVVSDRQPSRLAEARRVHAGFGSDVPVEYLEITGPEGNDAVLKHLNPGSLVVNATGLGKDAPGSPVTDAALFPRHGIVWEFNYRGDLVFLRQAKAQAAARNLQVEDGWTYFIHGWTRGIAEVFHLDIAVSGEKFDRLCELAAAARQSSGAR; translated from the coding sequence ATGAGCGAAGCTTACGTCCCGGCCAGCCGGCCCACGATGTACTTCATCGGCGTGTCGACCGCGCAGTCTTCCATCATGAAAGTCTTTCCCCGATGGGCCGAGTACCTGGGGATTGCCGACGCCCAGCTCACGGGCATCGACTTCCCGCTGCATGCTGAACCTGACGCCTACCGGGCCGCGGTCGAGTTCATCAAAAACGACCCCCTCTCGCAGGGCGCTTTGGTGACCACGCATAAGATTGACCTCTTCTCCGCCTGCCGGGACCTCTTCGATGAAATCGATCCGCACGCACTGCGGTTGGGCGAGACCAGCTCCCTGTCAAAGGCCCACGGCAAGCTGGCTGTCCACGCCAAAGACCCCATCTCTTCCGGGCTGGCCCTGGAAGGATTTCTTCCTCCAGACCACTGGCAAAAGACCGGGGCCGAGGCTTTCCTGGCCGGCGCCGGCGGCTCCTCAATCGCGACCAGTTGGTACCTCATGTGCAGCGAAAACAACGCCGCAAACCGGCCCTCGCGCATTGTGGTGTCCGACCGGCAACCGTCTCGTTTGGCGGAAGCCCGCCGCGTGCACGCCGGCTTCGGCTCGGACGTGCCGGTCGAGTACCTGGAGATCACCGGGCCCGAAGGCAACGACGCCGTGCTGAAGCACCTCAACCCCGGCTCCCTGGTCGTTAATGCCACCGGCCTGGGCAAAGATGCGCCCGGTTCGCCGGTGACGGATGCCGCCCTGTTTCCGCGGCACGGGATCGTTTGGGAATTCAATTACCGTGGCGATCTGGTGTTCCTGCGTCAGGCCAAGGCTCAGGCTGCGGCGCGCAACCTCCAGGTCGAGGACGGTTGGACGTACTTCATCCATGGCTGGACGCGGGGCATTGCAGAGGTGTTTCACCTCGACATCGCGGTGAGCGGGGAAAAGTTCGACCGCCTTTGCGAGCTCGCCGCCGCGGCGCGTCAATCCTCGGGCGCGAGATAA
- a CDS encoding pentose kinase: MSSHGLFLAIDVGTGSVRSALVDLNGNPVAFQAKEHAQIVPRPGWAEQRPRQWWEGAVETTRAVLQSVAGAADRIVAVAACGQMHGTVLIDAAGEPVLDAVPLWNDKRTRALVEKVRRDHGIERFLPITANPPAVAWQAFKLAWIKENHPEAYRRATTLLMPKDFINFKLTGERAVDYPEASCSFLFSCQDHGWSRQITDLLQLDYELLPPLKLPAEFIGRVTPPAAAVTGLQEGTPVVTGVGDFPASLLGSGVIRPGTGSDSTGTSTLVTLCTERPTLDPIITNVLSVDGRNWNTFTILDAGGDAMRWARRAFHENQYSYEQIVRLAESAPAGSDQLLFLPYLNGERLGAHQNARAQFFGLTSGHDAAHLHRAVMEGVAFAARRNLRLMKAAGHPIDVLVASGGGAKTPLWLEIKASIYGCPIVVPKKAECGVVGCAILAGLATGAYDNFEDAVARCVEFGPAIEPNPDWRATYERLGELFDDLHEASQRFYDRLEQ, encoded by the coding sequence ATGAGTTCGCACGGTTTGTTTTTGGCCATTGACGTCGGCACGGGCAGCGTCCGCTCGGCGTTGGTCGACCTCAACGGCAACCCGGTGGCGTTTCAGGCCAAAGAACATGCCCAGATCGTGCCCCGTCCAGGCTGGGCCGAGCAACGGCCGCGCCAGTGGTGGGAAGGGGCAGTCGAAACGACGCGCGCCGTGCTTCAGTCCGTGGCGGGCGCCGCCGACCGGATCGTCGCGGTGGCCGCCTGCGGTCAAATGCACGGGACGGTGCTCATTGACGCCGCCGGTGAACCCGTCCTGGATGCTGTCCCGCTATGGAACGACAAACGGACCCGCGCCCTCGTCGAAAAGGTGCGGCGAGACCACGGGATCGAGAGATTTTTGCCGATCACCGCCAATCCACCCGCCGTCGCCTGGCAAGCCTTCAAACTGGCCTGGATCAAAGAAAACCACCCGGAAGCCTACCGGCGCGCAACCACGCTGCTGATGCCGAAGGACTTCATCAATTTCAAGCTGACCGGCGAGCGAGCCGTCGATTATCCGGAGGCTTCCTGCAGCTTTCTTTTCAGTTGCCAGGACCACGGCTGGAGCCGGCAGATCACCGATCTCCTGCAACTCGATTACGAGTTGTTGCCGCCATTGAAGCTCCCGGCGGAATTCATCGGCCGGGTGACGCCGCCGGCCGCCGCGGTCACCGGTTTACAGGAAGGAACCCCGGTGGTGACCGGAGTAGGGGATTTCCCGGCTAGCCTGCTGGGCTCGGGCGTCATTCGGCCCGGAACCGGGTCGGACTCGACCGGAACGTCGACCCTGGTGACGCTCTGCACGGAGCGCCCGACGCTCGACCCGATCATCACCAACGTTCTGAGCGTCGACGGCCGAAACTGGAACACCTTCACCATCCTGGATGCCGGCGGGGATGCCATGCGCTGGGCGCGCCGGGCCTTTCACGAAAACCAATATTCTTATGAGCAGATCGTCCGGCTGGCTGAGTCTGCCCCTGCCGGTTCCGATCAATTGCTCTTTTTGCCCTACCTCAATGGAGAACGCCTGGGCGCCCATCAAAATGCCCGGGCGCAATTCTTCGGCCTGACGAGCGGCCACGACGCCGCGCACCTGCACCGGGCGGTCATGGAAGGGGTGGCGTTTGCCGCGCGACGAAACCTTCGCTTGATGAAAGCGGCCGGCCACCCCATTGACGTGTTGGTCGCAAGCGGAGGCGGCGCGAAAACGCCGCTGTGGTTAGAGATCAAGGCCAGCATTTACGGATGCCCGATCGTCGTGCCGAAGAAGGCCGAATGCGGAGTGGTGGGTTGCGCGATCCTGGCAGGGTTGGCAACCGGGGCTTACGATAATTTCGAGGACGCGGTTGCCCGGTGCGTCGAATTCGGGCCCGCGATCGAGCCGAATCCGGATTGGCGGGCGACCTACGAGCGCCTGGGAGAACTCTTTGACGACCTGCACGAAGCCAGCCAGCGGTTCTATGACCGTCTCGAGCAGTGA
- a CDS encoding helix-turn-helix transcriptional regulator, whose product MSELSSLAQVAALLGERARSEMVLALMSGRALTAKELAYLAGVTPQTASEHLNKLVSAKMLALTRQGRFHYFRLASPAVAYMVESIMAVAPRAKRNLADRAGQPLVTARLCYDHLAGRLGVSLTAWLSGCRYILLDDEGGEVTSAGRKFFVDFGIDVRDIQRERRSFCRPCLDWTERRFHIAGALGAAWARRFFHLRWIQRIEDSRALTITSNGRAAIEERFGIRTNQWS is encoded by the coding sequence GTGTCGGAGCTCTCTTCCCTCGCGCAGGTGGCCGCACTCCTCGGAGAAAGGGCGAGGAGTGAAATGGTGCTGGCGTTAATGAGCGGGCGCGCCTTGACCGCGAAAGAATTAGCTTACCTGGCTGGGGTTACTCCCCAGACGGCAAGCGAGCACCTCAACAAACTGGTGAGCGCGAAGATGCTGGCGCTGACCCGGCAAGGCCGGTTTCACTATTTTCGCCTGGCGTCACCGGCGGTCGCCTACATGGTGGAGTCGATCATGGCCGTTGCGCCGCGGGCCAAGCGCAACCTTGCAGACCGCGCCGGCCAACCACTCGTGACGGCGCGGCTCTGCTATGATCACCTCGCCGGGAGACTCGGCGTCAGCCTGACCGCCTGGCTTTCCGGCTGCCGGTACATTCTGCTGGACGACGAAGGCGGCGAGGTCACGTCTGCCGGGCGTAAATTTTTTGTCGATTTCGGGATAGACGTCCGCGACATTCAGAGGGAGCGCCGGAGTTTCTGCCGGCCGTGCCTGGATTGGACCGAGCGACGCTTCCACATCGCCGGGGCGCTCGGTGCCGCGTGGGCGCGGCGTTTTTTTCATTTACGCTGGATCCAGCGTATTGAAGACAGCCGCGCTCTGACCATAACCAGCAATGGGCGGGCTGCCATCGAGGAGCGGTTCGGTATCCGGACGAATCAATGGTCATGA
- a CDS encoding MFS transporter produces the protein MRQPRRRPHFGWTILSTSLGFALVQLDVSVINVALARMGSDLHAGVAALQWVVDAYALAFACLLLSAGVLGDQIGARRTFIAGLLLFTAASAGCGLAPNAMALVAARVVQGIGAASLVPCSLSLINHAFHHDPAKRARAISLWTAAGGVGLSVGPVLGGVLTDAFGWRSIFLINLPVGLAGVGLACRFLEESAPHRTRFDLAGQLLAVATLGVLTGAIIEAGSVGWGAPAVLGSLSLGLFLGVCFVIIEGRISAPMLPLGFFSNPTFSAATAVGLLINLTLYGMIFVFGLYLQQVRRFSPTWAGLAFLPFSGTLTLSNVMNGWLSRVWGPRRLIVVGTVLGALGFGLLHGLGATSPYSAMLPGLLVLPLGVGLAVPAMTASLLGTVPKARSGAASGVLNTVRQSGGAVGVAFYGALMAAAGVAGIRAAFALSSALLLLAALTAAWGIRERNARPTCHLPDDVWPEKYRR, from the coding sequence ATGCGCCAACCACGCAGGCGGCCCCATTTTGGGTGGACGATTCTATCCACAAGTCTCGGCTTTGCACTCGTTCAACTCGATGTTTCGGTTATTAACGTTGCATTGGCCAGGATGGGCAGCGACCTGCATGCCGGTGTCGCCGCGCTGCAGTGGGTGGTCGACGCTTATGCGCTCGCGTTTGCCTGTTTGCTGCTCTCCGCGGGAGTCCTGGGCGACCAGATTGGAGCGCGCAGAACGTTCATTGCCGGTCTGCTCCTGTTCACCGCGGCGTCGGCGGGCTGCGGCTTGGCGCCAAATGCCATGGCACTGGTCGCCGCGCGCGTCGTTCAAGGCATCGGCGCGGCATCGCTGGTGCCTTGTTCGTTAAGCCTGATCAATCATGCCTTCCACCACGATCCTGCGAAACGCGCACGCGCGATCAGCCTCTGGACCGCTGCGGGAGGCGTCGGGTTATCCGTCGGACCCGTGCTCGGCGGCGTCCTCACCGACGCGTTTGGCTGGCGCAGCATTTTTCTGATCAACCTGCCCGTCGGTCTGGCCGGAGTCGGTCTGGCCTGCCGGTTTCTGGAGGAATCCGCGCCTCACCGGACCAGATTCGATTTAGCGGGACAGTTGTTGGCCGTTGCTACCCTCGGCGTTCTAACCGGCGCTATCATTGAGGCGGGGTCAGTAGGTTGGGGCGCGCCGGCCGTGCTCGGCTCCTTAAGCCTCGGGCTGTTTCTTGGGGTTTGCTTCGTAATCATCGAGGGGCGCATCTCCGCGCCCATGTTGCCCCTCGGCTTCTTCTCCAATCCCACGTTCAGCGCCGCAACTGCGGTGGGTTTGCTGATCAACCTGACCCTTTATGGCATGATTTTCGTTTTTGGCCTTTACCTGCAACAGGTGCGCCGGTTCTCGCCGACGTGGGCCGGGCTTGCCTTCCTACCCTTCTCAGGCACCCTGACCCTGTCGAATGTCATGAACGGTTGGTTATCCCGGGTGTGGGGCCCCCGGCGCTTGATCGTCGTGGGGACGGTTCTCGGCGCCCTTGGCTTCGGGTTGCTTCACGGGCTTGGCGCCACCTCGCCCTATTCCGCGATGCTGCCGGGGTTACTGGTTCTGCCGCTTGGGGTCGGGCTGGCCGTCCCCGCGATGACGGCCTCGTTGCTCGGAACCGTGCCGAAAGCGCGATCGGGGGCGGCATCGGGCGTGCTAAACACAGTACGCCAATCGGGCGGTGCTGTTGGAGTTGCCTTTTACGGCGCTCTCATGGCTGCTGCAGGGGTGGCCGGTATCCGGGCCGCGTTCGCTCTGTCGAGCGCCCTGCTGTTGCTCGCCGCCTTGACGGCCGCTTGGGGAATTCGCGAGCGGAATGCACGCCCAACGTGCCATCTACCGGATGACGTGTGGCCCGAAAAATACCGCCGGTGA
- a CDS encoding chemotaxis protein CheB → MEHPAQHVPFGPFEVLALAASAGGHAAVTTLLRGLPADFALPILLMQHLGPEATATVELYARWAPFAVEWAQPGVALAPRTLLVCPPRSFVRLLPDGTCTVSPCERGAVDKPIDRFLESVARSFGPLAIGVVLTGLGNDGAAGARQLHLAGGQVLAQSEASAEYPEMPRATIRAGAADLVVPLPDLGQVIGELVAGTGGGIPAHKLPNLFKRFH, encoded by the coding sequence ATGGAGCACCCGGCCCAACACGTTCCCTTCGGTCCCTTTGAGGTGCTCGCGCTGGCAGCCTCTGCTGGCGGCCATGCGGCAGTCACGACCCTCCTGCGGGGCCTGCCTGCCGATTTTGCGCTCCCCATTCTCCTGATGCAGCATCTGGGGCCGGAGGCCACCGCAACCGTCGAGCTGTACGCCCGCTGGGCGCCCTTTGCTGTGGAGTGGGCGCAGCCGGGCGTGGCGCTCGCGCCCCGAACGCTGCTGGTGTGCCCGCCGCGGTCGTTCGTCCGGTTACTTCCGGACGGTACCTGCACGGTTTCGCCGTGCGAGCGCGGCGCGGTTGACAAACCGATCGACCGCTTCCTGGAATCCGTGGCGCGCAGCTTCGGCCCCCTGGCGATCGGCGTGGTGCTGACAGGCCTGGGCAACGACGGCGCCGCTGGCGCCCGTCAGCTTCATTTAGCGGGCGGGCAGGTGCTGGCGCAGAGCGAGGCCTCCGCCGAATACCCGGAGATGCCCCGGGCGACCATCCGGGCCGGCGCGGCGGACTTGGTCGTGCCGTTGCCGGACCTGGGGCAGGTCATCGGTGAGCTCGTCGCCGGCACGGGGGGCGGCATCCCCGCGCACAAGCTGCCAAACCTCTTCAAGCGCTTCCATTGA